In Pseudomonas sp. MM213, a genomic segment contains:
- a CDS encoding glutaredoxin family protein — translation MPPECQLFGTLGCHLCEVAEAIVMEFVEHGLLVELVDIADDESWFEAYSLRIPVLRRVDTGAELGWPFSADQVVAFLR, via the coding sequence ATGCCTCCTGAATGTCAGCTTTTCGGCACCCTTGGGTGCCATCTCTGCGAAGTGGCCGAAGCCATAGTGATGGAATTTGTCGAGCACGGTCTGCTGGTCGAGCTGGTGGATATCGCTGACGATGAATCATGGTTCGAAGCCTACAGCCTGCGAATTCCGGTGTTACGGCGAGTCGATACCGGCGCTGAGCTGGGTTGGCCATTCAGTGCCGACCAGGTCGTGGCGTTCCTGCGCTGA